The following proteins are encoded in a genomic region of Mycobacterium kiyosense:
- the accD1 gene encoding acetyl-/propionyl-CoA carboxylase subunit beta, translating to MTATIAASFADEHRRLVAELNDKLATAALGGNAKARERHISRGKLLPRERVDRLLDPGSPFLELSALAADGMYDDESPGAGIITGIGRVSGRECVIVANDATVKGGTYYPVTVKKHLRAQEIALQNLLPCIYLVDSGGAFLPKQDEVFPDREHFGRIFYNQATMSAKGIPQVAAVLGSCTAGGAYVPAMSDEAVIVREQGTIFLGGPPLVKAATGEVVTAEELGGGDLHSRVSGVTDHLAEDDEDALLIVRKIAATFGPRAPAQWDIGPYAEPPYAQSELYDVVPPDPRVPYDVHEVIVRLVDGGEFSEFKTNYGKSLVTAFARIHGHPVGIIANNGVLFSESALKGAHFIELCDKRKIPLLFLQNIAGFMVGRDYEAGGIAKNGAKMVTAVACARVPKLTVVIGGSYGAGNYSMCGRAYSPRFLWMWPNARISVMGGEQAASVLATVRGEQLSASGKPWSPEDEETFKAPIRAQYENQGNPYYSTARLWDDGIIDPADTRTVVGLALSVCAHAPLEIGFLRRVPDVTDV from the coding sequence CGAGCGCCACATCAGCCGCGGCAAGTTGCTGCCCCGTGAGCGCGTCGACCGGCTGCTCGATCCGGGTAGCCCGTTTCTGGAATTGTCGGCGTTGGCCGCGGATGGAATGTACGACGACGAATCTCCCGGCGCGGGGATCATCACCGGGATCGGGCGCGTCTCGGGGCGCGAATGCGTGATCGTCGCCAACGACGCAACGGTCAAGGGCGGCACCTACTACCCGGTCACGGTGAAGAAGCATCTGCGCGCGCAGGAGATTGCGCTGCAAAACCTGCTGCCCTGCATCTATCTGGTCGACTCCGGCGGTGCTTTTCTGCCGAAGCAGGACGAAGTGTTCCCGGACCGCGAACACTTCGGACGGATCTTCTACAACCAGGCGACCATGAGCGCCAAGGGAATTCCGCAAGTGGCGGCGGTGCTCGGGTCATGCACGGCCGGCGGCGCTTACGTGCCGGCGATGAGTGACGAAGCCGTCATCGTCCGCGAGCAGGGCACGATTTTCCTGGGCGGGCCGCCACTGGTGAAGGCGGCCACCGGTGAAGTCGTCACGGCCGAAGAACTCGGCGGTGGTGACCTGCATTCCCGGGTGTCCGGTGTCACCGACCATCTGGCCGAGGACGACGAGGACGCGCTGCTGATCGTGCGCAAGATCGCTGCCACCTTCGGGCCCCGTGCACCGGCGCAGTGGGACATCGGCCCTTACGCAGAGCCGCCCTACGCCCAGAGCGAGCTGTATGACGTGGTGCCCCCGGATCCGCGGGTGCCCTACGACGTGCACGAGGTGATCGTGCGGCTGGTCGACGGCGGTGAATTCAGCGAGTTCAAAACCAATTACGGCAAGTCGCTGGTGACCGCCTTTGCCCGGATCCACGGTCATCCGGTGGGAATCATCGCCAACAACGGCGTGCTGTTCAGCGAATCCGCGCTCAAGGGAGCGCATTTCATCGAATTGTGCGACAAGCGCAAGATCCCGCTGCTGTTCCTGCAGAACATCGCCGGCTTCATGGTCGGCCGCGACTACGAGGCGGGCGGCATTGCCAAGAACGGCGCCAAGATGGTCACCGCCGTCGCCTGCGCGCGCGTGCCGAAGCTGACCGTGGTGATCGGCGGATCGTATGGGGCGGGTAACTATTCGATGTGCGGGCGCGCGTACTCACCGCGCTTCCTGTGGATGTGGCCCAACGCCAGAATCTCGGTGATGGGTGGTGAGCAGGCGGCCTCGGTGCTGGCCACCGTACGTGGCGAGCAACTGTCCGCGTCCGGCAAGCCGTGGTCGCCCGAGGACGAGGAGACCTTCAAGGCGCCGATCCGCGCGCAGTACGAGAACCAGGGCAACCCCTACTATTCCACCGCCCGGTTGTGGGACGACGGGATCATCGACCCTGCTGATACCAGAACCGTTGTGGGACTAGCACTTTCAGTGTGCGCGCATGCCCCGCTGGAAATCGGTTTCCTACGGCGTGTTCCGGATGTGACTGATGTTTGA